In the Haloferula helveola genome, one interval contains:
- a CDS encoding secretin N-terminal domain-containing protein encodes MQRIVSILLAAIAAAAAQEPERPGAPVPPGVPVAPAPAVGQAVNPDQALQEDQIFPKLTGDELADLYRKFTGRRVTVSVAASTAEFRFIQPAPLTYGEAAQLLKKAALLEGFVFVPDANMVGHDVLVVGTGGANPKGEGLELIIDPADLPNDDRVVMYVMNLKYIKPDEIVRTFTTIIGQFGSYGSITPIPNAGAVVITEKTSLIRRLIELVEEIDVSASIATRFIKVQYADVQELSDTLNEILNTQQQSQRSAGVQRVQNNSASTTPGGVVLPGGATTPNAAAAGGASSAAEDVPIQIVPDTRTNRIFAMGRPVDIVFIEGLVREFDTKTDERNFLRRKLRFVAVADFLEIAEPALQRAFGSSESSSAGGGGGSSSGRSTGANFGNSSSNRTSSRNSTSNSRNSNFSNSSFGGSSGGSGFSGGGSSLGDPSVNTAPEARLVGRTLLVADNITNSLVVQGPPSGVEIITNLLDQIDVKAEQVMISAVFGQLALTDDFDFGLDYLRTVDPASAARGNGALPGSIRTSPGTAPLPNPFDLLTPGDFPANAGLSLYGAIGDHWNVYLNALESDTRFKVLSRPTIYTANNQKGVISAGQRIAVPTNSYQGGVNTGISTNIEYQDVLLSLEVIPLVNSDDEVTLQIALLNDEIVGSQTIEGVGDVPTIGRREVLTTVTVPDGSTIVLGGLISSTERESVTGVPLLSDIPGLGRLFSRTTTEDDRQELMIFIQPRIVKDAASLYDAQVDMDNRYDVSRDTRSFAEGPAVLPDRGSVPAGDKGQQTPVIQDNGGDDDERSARRLLGRPGSPWRRR; translated from the coding sequence ATGCAACGTATTGTTTCCATCCTTCTAGCAGCAATTGCAGCAGCCGCGGCACAGGAGCCCGAGCGCCCCGGAGCGCCGGTTCCTCCCGGAGTTCCCGTCGCCCCGGCGCCAGCTGTCGGACAGGCCGTAAATCCGGACCAAGCGCTCCAAGAAGACCAGATCTTCCCGAAGCTCACCGGTGATGAGCTCGCCGACCTCTACCGGAAGTTCACCGGGCGACGGGTCACGGTCAGTGTAGCGGCTTCGACCGCCGAGTTCCGCTTCATCCAGCCGGCCCCGCTCACTTACGGTGAAGCCGCACAGCTGTTGAAAAAGGCAGCCCTACTGGAGGGCTTCGTCTTCGTTCCCGACGCCAACATGGTGGGCCACGACGTCTTGGTCGTCGGCACCGGCGGCGCCAATCCCAAGGGCGAGGGCTTGGAACTGATCATTGATCCGGCCGATCTCCCCAACGACGACCGGGTGGTGATGTACGTGATGAATCTCAAGTATATCAAACCCGACGAGATCGTCCGAACCTTCACCACCATCATCGGGCAGTTCGGGTCCTATGGTTCAATCACACCGATTCCGAATGCCGGGGCGGTGGTGATCACGGAGAAAACTTCCCTCATTCGCCGATTGATCGAACTTGTCGAAGAGATCGACGTGTCCGCGTCGATCGCGACCCGCTTTATCAAAGTGCAGTACGCGGATGTTCAAGAACTCTCTGACACGCTGAATGAAATTCTCAACACCCAACAGCAAAGCCAGCGATCTGCCGGGGTGCAGCGAGTTCAGAACAACTCAGCTTCAACCACGCCGGGAGGCGTGGTGTTACCTGGTGGAGCCACGACACCAAACGCAGCGGCGGCCGGCGGTGCCAGCAGTGCCGCCGAAGACGTGCCGATCCAGATCGTGCCCGACACCCGCACCAACCGGATCTTCGCGATGGGCCGACCGGTCGACATCGTCTTCATCGAAGGACTTGTCCGTGAGTTCGACACCAAGACGGACGAGCGGAATTTCCTGCGTCGCAAGCTTCGCTTCGTCGCAGTCGCCGACTTCCTCGAGATCGCCGAGCCCGCACTCCAGCGCGCTTTCGGCTCATCGGAGTCTTCCAGTGCCGGTGGTGGTGGTGGTTCGAGCAGTGGCCGCAGCACGGGGGCCAACTTTGGGAACTCAAGCAGCAACCGGACATCGAGCCGGAACTCCACCAGCAATTCCCGTAACAGCAATTTCTCGAACAGCAGTTTCGGAGGATCGAGCGGCGGCAGCGGATTCTCCGGCGGTGGCTCCAGCCTTGGCGATCCATCGGTGAACACCGCCCCTGAAGCCCGGTTGGTCGGACGCACACTCCTCGTGGCCGACAACATCACCAACTCGCTTGTCGTGCAGGGCCCTCCCTCAGGCGTCGAGATCATCACCAATCTTCTCGATCAGATCGACGTGAAGGCTGAGCAGGTCATGATTTCCGCGGTCTTTGGACAGCTCGCCCTGACCGATGATTTCGACTTCGGCCTCGACTATCTCCGGACGGTCGATCCTGCTTCGGCCGCGCGGGGCAATGGAGCCCTTCCCGGAAGCATCCGGACCAGCCCGGGCACCGCTCCTCTTCCGAATCCATTCGATCTTCTGACACCCGGCGACTTTCCGGCGAATGCCGGCCTCAGCCTCTATGGCGCGATCGGAGACCACTGGAACGTGTATCTCAATGCCTTGGAGTCGGACACCCGCTTCAAGGTCCTGTCCCGGCCCACCATCTACACGGCAAATAACCAGAAGGGCGTAATCTCGGCAGGTCAGCGGATTGCTGTTCCGACCAACAGCTATCAGGGCGGAGTCAATACCGGTATCTCGACGAATATCGAATACCAGGACGTGCTCCTCAGTCTCGAGGTCATTCCGCTGGTCAACTCGGACGATGAGGTGACGTTGCAGATCGCGTTGCTCAATGACGAGATTGTCGGCAGTCAGACCATTGAAGGCGTCGGCGATGTTCCGACCATCGGTCGCCGTGAGGTTCTCACCACGGTCACGGTTCCCGACGGCTCGACGATTGTCCTCGGCGGCCTGATCAGTTCGACCGAGCGGGAGTCGGTCACGGGCGTTCCATTGCTCAGTGACATTCCCGGCCTCGGACGGTTGTTTTCCCGGACCACAACCGAAGATGATCGCCAGGAGCTCATGATCTTTATCCAGCCCCGGATCGTGAAGGACGCCGCGTCCCTCTACGATGCTCAGGTCGACATGGACAACCGCTATGACGTCAGCCGCGACACGAGGTCCTTCGCCGAGGGCCCGGCCGTGCTGCCGGATCGCGGTTCAGTGCCGGCGGGCGACAAAGGTCAGCAGACGCCGGTCATCCAGGACAACGGGGGCGATGATGACGAGCGCTCCGCACGCCGACTCCTTGGACGCCCCGGATCGCCGTGGCGGCGCCGCTAG
- a CDS encoding prepilin-type N-terminal cleavage/methylation domain-containing protein — MTVSSSIRRSRGFTLLELVIAIGLVALLMGMIFSIATQNLRLANTVVEQQNEVSAQTAFFDLLGSQFASLPGNARMELVSEDSGAQYLSDLTIQNVPLTFTWGGTERVAKAVQISTERRRDGFLDIVLRYFDEEILEETTEVGDSSSTLGDAEPFAEIVLMEDVYIFEWEALDGRMMEWDYKWDYVGRLPLQLALTYVPDSLPGTDPIRHVFWITPKQDPSVLMRQLQQQGQGGGAATPGGNPAEGGEGAEGQPPSVTVPGVPGVSVRPGLPSGGPGGRGQGGGGR; from the coding sequence ATGACGGTTTCCTCATCCATCCGCCGGAGCAGGGGATTCACCCTTCTGGAATTGGTCATCGCGATCGGCCTGGTCGCGCTGCTCATGGGAATGATTTTTTCGATCGCCACGCAGAACCTGCGCCTCGCCAACACGGTGGTGGAGCAGCAGAACGAGGTGAGCGCCCAGACCGCGTTCTTCGATCTTCTGGGCAGCCAGTTCGCCTCCCTGCCCGGGAACGCCCGTATGGAGTTGGTTTCCGAAGACTCGGGAGCCCAGTACCTTTCCGACCTGACGATCCAGAACGTCCCGCTGACCTTCACCTGGGGCGGGACGGAAAGGGTCGCGAAGGCGGTCCAGATTTCGACCGAGCGGCGGCGCGACGGCTTCCTCGACATCGTCCTTCGATACTTCGACGAGGAGATTCTCGAAGAGACCACCGAGGTCGGTGATTCTTCCTCCACACTCGGCGATGCCGAGCCCTTCGCGGAAATCGTCCTGATGGAGGACGTCTACATCTTCGAATGGGAGGCCCTCGACGGCCGCATGATGGAGTGGGACTACAAATGGGATTACGTCGGACGCCTTCCGCTCCAGCTCGCGCTGACCTATGTTCCGGACTCCCTGCCCGGCACCGATCCGATTCGGCATGTTTTCTGGATCACTCCGAAACAGGATCCCTCGGTCCTGATGCGCCAGCTGCAGCAGCAGGGGCAAGGGGGAGGCGCCGCGACACCTGGTGGCAATCCAGCCGAAGGGGGCGAGGGCGCCGAAGGGCAGCCGCCCTCCGTTACCGTTCCCGGTGTTCCCGGTGTTTCCGTGCGCCCCGGATTACCGTCCGGCGGTCCGGGCGGCAGAGGACAGGGAGGAGGTGGCCGATGA
- a CDS encoding type II secretion system protein, which produces MRSRSNPRKKRGFLLLEVILALGIFSIAATAFAIALQRTADAASMAQRRMQINRILESALNEAVSLPVLEEGSESVTLDEEIGGASVEVDTLIEPMEEMENQDGQLLQQMFRIEISAHWFENGEWQEEIAETWRYGRLYQP; this is translated from the coding sequence ATGAGATCCCGCTCCAATCCCCGCAAGAAGCGCGGTTTCCTGCTGTTGGAGGTGATCCTCGCTCTGGGGATTTTCTCGATCGCGGCCACGGCCTTCGCGATCGCTCTGCAGCGGACGGCCGACGCGGCCTCGATGGCCCAGCGACGGATGCAGATCAATCGGATCCTCGAGAGTGCGTTGAACGAGGCGGTTTCCCTTCCGGTCCTCGAAGAGGGCTCCGAGTCGGTCACGCTGGACGAGGAGATCGGCGGCGCGTCGGTCGAGGTCGACACCCTGATCGAGCCGATGGAGGAAATGGAGAATCAGGACGGCCAATTGCTGCAGCAGATGTTCCGCATCGAGATCAGCGCCCACTGGTTCGAGAATGGGGAGTGGCAGGAGGAGATCGCCGAGACATGGCGCTACGGGAGGCTGTATCAACCATGA
- the gspG gene encoding type II secretion system major pseudopilin GspG produces MKSSNRQNFLRTRRVRAGFSLLEMVIVLGIIAVIIGGAITVMGRVGDGAKRTRVSGDFNSIGAALRMYQTNNGRFPSTSQGLEALVDKPSSEPRPKRWVKLLDEVPVDPWQNTYGYKFPGSSDKTTFEIISKGPDGIEGNEDDISSQKDE; encoded by the coding sequence ATGAAATCCAGCAATCGTCAGAATTTCCTCCGCACCCGCCGGGTCCGCGCCGGCTTCTCGCTTCTCGAAATGGTGATCGTCCTCGGCATCATCGCCGTGATCATCGGAGGCGCCATCACCGTGATGGGCCGGGTGGGCGACGGTGCGAAGCGCACCCGGGTCAGTGGTGACTTCAATTCGATCGGCGCCGCGCTCCGGATGTACCAGACCAACAACGGACGTTTCCCTTCGACTTCCCAAGGGCTCGAGGCCCTGGTCGACAAGCCGTCGAGCGAGCCGCGACCGAAGCGTTGGGTGAAGCTGCTCGACGAAGTGCCTGTGGACCCGTGGCAGAACACCTACGGCTACAAGTTCCCGGGTAGCTCGGACAAGACCACGTTCGAGATCATCAGCAAGGGCCCCGACGGCATCGAAGGCAACGAGGATGACATCAGCAGCCAGAAGGACGAGTAA
- a CDS encoding saccharopine dehydrogenase family protein, giving the protein MKKVLIIGAGGVGNVVAHKCAMVPEVFGEITLASRTVAKCEAIAADVKARTGRDIATAAVDADNVAETAELIRKTGATLLINVALPYQDLSLMDACLEAGCDYLDTANYEPKDVAKFEYSWQWAYQQRFLDAGRSALLGSGFDPGVTNVFTAWALKHHFDEIHTLDIIDVNGGDHGHAFATNFNPEINIREVTAECRHWEDGEFVETAPMSKHQAFTCPEEVGTYEIYRMYHEELESLVKHIPSIKRAQFWMSFSPNYLKHLEVLQNVGMTRIDEVEYQGQKIIPLQFLKAVLPNPGDLGERTKGRTCIGNVITGIKDGQPKAVYVYNICDHEKCFEEVGSQAISYTTGVPAMIGAKQMLEGAWRKDGVWNMEQHDPDPFMADLNEHGLPWTCIELTPEQAASFAVA; this is encoded by the coding sequence ATGAAGAAGGTTCTCATCATCGGCGCCGGCGGAGTCGGCAATGTCGTCGCCCACAAGTGCGCCATGGTCCCCGAGGTATTCGGTGAAATCACCCTCGCTTCTCGGACGGTTGCGAAGTGCGAGGCGATCGCCGCGGACGTCAAGGCGCGCACCGGCCGGGACATCGCAACCGCTGCGGTCGACGCCGACAATGTCGCGGAAACGGCCGAGCTGATTCGCAAGACCGGCGCTACGCTGCTGATCAACGTGGCCCTGCCCTACCAGGATCTCAGCCTGATGGACGCCTGCCTCGAGGCCGGCTGTGATTATCTGGATACGGCGAATTACGAACCCAAGGACGTGGCGAAATTCGAGTATTCCTGGCAGTGGGCCTACCAGCAGCGCTTCCTCGATGCGGGCCGCTCCGCCCTGCTCGGCTCCGGATTTGATCCCGGGGTGACAAACGTCTTCACGGCTTGGGCTCTGAAGCACCACTTCGACGAGATCCACACGCTCGACATCATCGACGTCAACGGTGGCGATCACGGTCACGCCTTCGCGACCAACTTCAATCCGGAGATCAATATCCGCGAGGTGACCGCCGAGTGCCGTCACTGGGAGGACGGCGAGTTCGTGGAAACCGCTCCGATGTCCAAACACCAGGCATTCACTTGCCCGGAAGAAGTCGGCACCTACGAGATTTACCGGATGTATCACGAGGAACTCGAGTCGCTCGTGAAGCACATTCCATCGATCAAGCGGGCACAGTTCTGGATGAGCTTCTCGCCGAACTACCTCAAGCACCTCGAAGTGCTCCAGAACGTCGGCATGACGCGGATCGACGAAGTCGAGTATCAGGGGCAGAAGATCATTCCGCTCCAGTTCCTCAAGGCGGTGTTGCCCAATCCGGGCGATCTCGGTGAGCGGACCAAGGGACGGACCTGCATCGGGAACGTGATCACCGGGATCAAGGACGGTCAGCCAAAGGCGGTCTACGTCTACAACATCTGCGATCACGAGAAGTGCTTCGAAGAGGTCGGCAGCCAGGCGATCAGCTACACGACCGGAGTGCCCGCGATGATCGGCGCCAAGCAGATGCTTGAAGGCGCATGGCGCAAGGACGGCGTCTGGAACATGGAGCAGCACGACCCGGATCCGTTCATGGCCGACCTGAACGAGCACGGTCTGCCGTGGACCTGCATCGAGCTGACCCCCGAGCAAGCCGCGAGCTTCGCCGTGGCGTAG
- the ccoN gene encoding cytochrome-c oxidase, cbb3-type subunit I, with translation MSTTTITYDDKTVRQFMIASIFWGIIGMLVGVICATQLSWWQMNGQFLEKISFGLFKGDGVQWLTFGRLRPLHTNAVIFAFVGNMMFAGVYYSTQRLCKCRTASDLLSKIHFWGWQAIIVSAAITLPAGLTRSKEYAELIWPINIAVALIWVVFAVNFFWTLAKRNEPSLYVALWFYIATIITVAMLYIVNHLSIPTSLTHSYPIFGGLQDALVQWWYGHNAVAFFLTTPILGIMYYFLPKAANRPVYSYRLSIIHFWSLVFIYIWAGPHHLLNTSLPRWLQMLGMLFSLMLWAPSWGGMLNGLLTLRGAWAKLRTDPVIKFFAAGVTFYGMATFEGPLLSIRAVNQLSHYTDWTIGHVHSGALGWNGFMAAGLFYWLAPRMWKTKLWSTALANMHFWIGLVGILLYVASMWTAGVLQGLMLGETNADGTTLKYEFVETLKAIQIEYIFRSFGGTLFLLGFFLCAFNIWKTARSGSPHNDTVEVNVPEKVRDEMPVRRALVNDPVAYLLLGILLLCLWFFLPPHADKAALAAAVLLTIKAIHAFRRDVSKWNDWHERLLHNYLPFTVLVALAAVIGGAVQIVPSLIVNRDENVEGRLQELYTPLELAGRDIYVAEGCYNCHSQMIRTLMPDVMRYGRPEHNDDFSHLGESIYDHPFQWGSKRTGPDLAREGGPLIEGSNHVRSGKRDNKWHWFHFRNPRWANDDSNMPAYPWLFEEKTDYKALPNKIAVQRKIGVPYKAMTRDEIRQGAVDQATAIAKSLFEGPAPVTYDGMEGASSAELVNAFSERKIIALIAYIQKVGAYSEQTKDGLPEATPLDPDSYRELPVKNTELRSTTQR, from the coding sequence ATGAGCACCACCACGATCACCTACGACGACAAGACCGTCCGGCAGTTCATGATCGCCTCCATCTTCTGGGGCATCATCGGCATGCTGGTCGGCGTCATTTGCGCCACCCAGCTCTCGTGGTGGCAGATGAACGGACAGTTTCTCGAGAAGATCAGCTTCGGGCTGTTCAAAGGCGACGGAGTCCAGTGGCTGACCTTCGGCCGGCTCCGCCCGCTTCATACCAACGCGGTGATCTTCGCCTTCGTCGGCAACATGATGTTCGCCGGGGTCTACTACTCGACCCAGCGGCTGTGCAAATGCCGGACGGCCTCCGACCTCTTATCGAAGATCCACTTCTGGGGGTGGCAGGCGATCATCGTTTCGGCCGCCATCACGCTTCCCGCCGGTCTGACCCGGAGTAAGGAGTACGCCGAGCTCATCTGGCCGATCAACATTGCCGTCGCGTTGATCTGGGTGGTGTTCGCCGTGAACTTCTTCTGGACCCTGGCCAAGCGCAACGAGCCGAGCCTCTACGTCGCGCTGTGGTTCTATATCGCGACCATCATCACCGTGGCGATGCTCTACATCGTCAATCACCTCTCGATCCCGACCTCGCTCACCCACTCCTACCCGATCTTCGGTGGTCTTCAGGACGCGCTGGTCCAGTGGTGGTACGGTCACAACGCCGTCGCGTTCTTCCTCACGACCCCGATCCTCGGGATCATGTACTACTTCCTGCCGAAGGCGGCGAACCGGCCGGTTTATTCCTACCGGCTGTCGATCATCCACTTCTGGTCGCTCGTCTTCATCTACATCTGGGCGGGTCCCCACCACCTGCTGAACACCTCCCTGCCCCGCTGGCTGCAGATGCTCGGCATGCTGTTCTCGCTGATGCTCTGGGCTCCCTCGTGGGGCGGCATGCTCAACGGCCTGCTCACCCTTCGCGGCGCATGGGCGAAGCTTCGGACCGATCCGGTGATCAAGTTCTTCGCCGCCGGTGTCACCTTCTACGGCATGGCGACTTTCGAAGGTCCGCTGCTTTCGATTCGCGCCGTCAACCAACTCTCCCACTACACCGACTGGACCATCGGGCACGTGCACTCGGGTGCCCTCGGCTGGAATGGCTTCATGGCCGCCGGACTCTTCTACTGGCTGGCTCCGCGGATGTGGAAAACGAAGCTGTGGTCGACCGCGCTCGCCAACATGCACTTCTGGATCGGCTTGGTCGGCATCCTTCTCTACGTGGCTTCGATGTGGACCGCCGGTGTGTTGCAGGGCCTGATGCTCGGAGAAACCAATGCCGATGGCACCACGCTGAAATACGAGTTCGTCGAGACGCTCAAGGCCATCCAGATCGAATACATCTTCCGTTCCTTCGGCGGCACCCTGTTCCTGCTCGGCTTCTTCCTTTGCGCCTTCAATATCTGGAAGACGGCACGCTCCGGCAGTCCTCACAATGACACCGTCGAGGTCAATGTTCCGGAAAAGGTGCGCGACGAGATGCCGGTCCGACGGGCTTTGGTCAACGACCCGGTCGCCTACCTCCTGCTCGGCATCCTGCTGCTCTGCCTCTGGTTCTTCCTGCCGCCCCACGCCGACAAGGCCGCCCTGGCTGCCGCCGTGTTGCTGACGATCAAGGCCATCCATGCCTTCCGTCGGGACGTGAGCAAGTGGAACGACTGGCACGAAAGGCTGCTCCACAACTACCTGCCCTTCACCGTGCTGGTCGCCTTGGCCGCCGTGATCGGCGGCGCCGTGCAGATCGTGCCGTCGCTCATCGTCAATCGCGACGAGAACGTCGAAGGACGGCTCCAGGAACTCTACACGCCTCTGGAGCTCGCGGGTCGCGACATCTACGTCGCGGAAGGTTGCTACAATTGCCACTCGCAGATGATCCGGACCTTGATGCCCGACGTGATGCGCTACGGGCGACCCGAGCACAACGACGACTTCTCCCACCTCGGCGAGAGCATCTACGACCATCCCTTCCAGTGGGGGTCGAAGCGCACGGGTCCTGACCTTGCCCGCGAAGGTGGTCCCCTGATCGAGGGGTCCAACCACGTCCGCAGCGGCAAGCGCGACAACAAGTGGCACTGGTTCCACTTCCGCAACCCGCGCTGGGCAAACGACGACTCGAACATGCCCGCGTATCCGTGGCTGTTTGAGGAGAAGACCGACTACAAGGCCCTTCCGAACAAGATCGCGGTCCAGCGCAAGATCGGCGTGCCCTACAAGGCCATGACCCGCGACGAGATCCGCCAGGGAGCGGTCGACCAGGCCACCGCCATCGCAAAGTCGCTGTTCGAAGGACCGGCCCCGGTGACCTACGACGGAATGGAGGGCGCCAGCAGCGCCGAACTCGTGAACGCATTCTCGGAACGCAAGATCATCGCCCTGATCGCCTACATCCAGAAGGTCGGAGCCTACAGCGAGCAGACCAAGGACGGTCTGCCCGAAGCCACGCCGCTTGATCCCGACTCGTATCGCGAGTTGCCGGTCAAGAATACAGAACTCCGATCAACCACCCAACGCTGA
- a CDS encoding cbb3-type cytochrome c oxidase N-terminal domain-containing protein: MSDENQQEIRRGDFARKKGEVVLREHEYDGIQEFDQKLPNWWLFTFYGAIAWFVIHWCIYYYNHTIQTDQEKIISQVEALKEKKAAALEETLSKLNDESMMTDWVADPGVLANGLATYSTYCVACHAADLSGTLVVGETKAPLPGLPLNDGDWKYGAKPMDIFKLINEGTPPESPGHNGAKMQAWGQMLTPVQVAEVTAYVISENPDEFPAP; the protein is encoded by the coding sequence ATGTCCGACGAAAACCAACAGGAAATCCGGCGCGGTGACTTCGCCCGCAAGAAGGGCGAGGTCGTGCTCCGCGAGCACGAATACGACGGCATTCAGGAGTTCGACCAGAAGCTACCCAACTGGTGGCTGTTCACCTTCTACGGCGCGATCGCGTGGTTCGTGATCCACTGGTGCATCTACTACTATAACCATACGATCCAAACAGATCAGGAGAAGATCATCTCCCAGGTGGAGGCTCTGAAGGAAAAGAAGGCCGCAGCACTCGAGGAGACCCTCTCGAAGCTCAACGACGAATCGATGATGACCGACTGGGTGGCGGACCCGGGGGTCCTCGCGAACGGTCTTGCGACGTATTCGACCTACTGTGTCGCATGCCATGCCGCCGACCTGAGCGGGACTCTTGTCGTAGGCGAGACCAAAGCGCCCCTTCCGGGACTGCCTCTCAATGACGGCGACTGGAAGTACGGCGCCAAGCCGATGGATATCTTCAAGCTGATCAACGAGGGAACCCCGCCCGAGTCGCCCGGTCACAACGGCGCGAAGATGCAGGCGTGGGGCCAGATGCTGACACCGGTCCAGGTGGCGGAAGTGACGGCTTACGTGATTTCGGAGAATCCCGACGAGTTCCCGGCCCCCTGA
- the ccoG gene encoding cytochrome c oxidase accessory protein CcoG → MSASAPKRPNLDSVTTINEDGSRFFLYPADVRGKWTVWRRVFGYVLIAIYALLPWIPINGNPAVLFDVENRRFHLAGLTLVPQNFWVLFFGITGLGFALFFLTALLGRLWCGWACPYTVFLEHIFRRIERFFEGDAPSRKRLASAPWSANKAVRQIGKHAFYALAATVIAHIFLSYFIPLPRLYDYMKEGPLSHAAAFGIVLFLTLVLWFCFGWFREQFCIIMCPYGRLQSALTDDDTVIIGYDLERGEPRGAKGKAEGDCIDCKRCVNVCPTGIDIRNGLQLECIGCAACIDACDEIMRKIDRPTGLVRYDSMNGLARKKKRVLRPRVFAYTALGLLGLAAFAFTASRKASPYVAEISRMRGAPFYSDTAAVRNHYQLRFLNQRNQPVTFTTDLAFAPQGFTLSGAGQEITVAPLGEVTRPLIVIAPAASYTGKTEITFSIHAEPGDVEIRHATLFLGPNPESLHPDP, encoded by the coding sequence ATGTCCGCGTCAGCGCCAAAGCGGCCCAACCTCGATTCGGTCACAACGATCAATGAGGACGGGTCGCGCTTTTTCCTCTACCCGGCCGACGTGCGCGGGAAGTGGACGGTTTGGCGTCGCGTCTTTGGCTACGTCCTGATCGCGATCTATGCGTTGCTCCCGTGGATCCCGATCAACGGCAACCCCGCGGTATTGTTCGACGTCGAGAACCGGCGGTTCCATCTCGCCGGCCTGACGCTGGTTCCGCAGAACTTCTGGGTCCTGTTCTTCGGGATCACGGGGCTCGGCTTCGCGCTGTTCTTCCTCACCGCCCTCCTCGGCCGTCTGTGGTGTGGATGGGCCTGCCCCTACACCGTTTTCCTCGAACACATCTTCCGCCGCATCGAGCGCTTCTTCGAAGGAGATGCCCCTTCCCGCAAGCGCCTTGCCTCGGCCCCGTGGAGCGCCAACAAGGCGGTGCGACAGATCGGCAAGCATGCCTTCTACGCGCTCGCCGCCACGGTAATCGCCCACATCTTCCTTTCGTATTTCATCCCGCTGCCGCGGCTCTACGACTACATGAAGGAGGGACCGTTGTCCCACGCGGCGGCGTTCGGTATCGTGCTTTTCCTGACGCTCGTGCTGTGGTTCTGCTTCGGATGGTTCCGCGAGCAGTTCTGCATCATCATGTGCCCCTACGGCCGCCTGCAGAGCGCGTTGACCGACGACGACACCGTGATCATCGGCTACGACCTCGAGCGGGGTGAGCCGCGGGGCGCGAAAGGAAAGGCCGAGGGTGACTGCATCGACTGCAAACGTTGCGTCAACGTGTGTCCCACCGGCATCGACATCCGCAACGGACTCCAACTCGAGTGCATCGGTTGTGCCGCATGCATCGACGCCTGCGACGAGATCATGCGCAAGATCGACCGGCCGACCGGCCTGGTTCGCTACGATTCAATGAACGGTCTGGCGCGGAAGAAGAAGCGGGTGCTGCGTCCCCGGGTCTTCGCCTACACCGCGCTCGGTCTGCTCGGTCTAGCCGCCTTCGCCTTCACCGCCAGCCGCAAGGCGAGTCCCTACGTGGCCGAGATCTCACGGATGCGGGGTGCGCCCTTCTACAGCGACACCGCGGCGGTTCGGAATCATTACCAACTTCGCTTCCTCAACCAGCGTAACCAGCCGGTGACGTTCACGACCGACCTCGCCTTCGCTCCACAAGGTTTCACGCTCAGTGGTGCGGGTCAGGAGATCACGGTGGCGCCGCTCGGAGAAGTCACGCGGCCGCTGATCGTCATCGCTCCGGCCGCCAGCTACACCGGCAAGACCGAGATCACCTTCTCGATCCATGCCGAGCCGGGCGATGTGGAGATCCGGCATGCCACCCTGTTCCTCGGACCGAATCCCGAATCCCTTCATCCCGATCCCTGA
- a CDS encoding sulfite exporter TauE/SafE family protein — translation MEATTTLGALAIGLATSVHCAGMCGPIACGVGTMAKTEGERLVATSLYHSTRLAAYAVIGAICGALGREPLSWFFDSPAIVLPWALAVALLLVATGLDKRIPRPAILTRITARARLKLRSFSAPAAAAAMGGLTPFLPCGPLYAVFIALMASGSAVHGAEAALAFGLGTVPLLWLAQSQFHRLRVRLGPLGIARLQRGLALVAALILIWRMHDTIPGAEPLPAEELPSCCH, via the coding sequence ATGGAGGCGACCACCACTCTCGGCGCCCTCGCCATCGGCCTCGCCACCAGCGTGCACTGCGCCGGGATGTGCGGGCCGATCGCCTGCGGCGTCGGGACCATGGCCAAGACCGAAGGCGAGAGGTTGGTCGCGACTTCGCTCTATCACAGCACCCGACTCGCTGCTTACGCGGTGATCGGTGCGATCTGCGGAGCGCTCGGGCGAGAACCGTTGTCGTGGTTCTTCGACTCACCCGCGATCGTGCTGCCGTGGGCGCTCGCGGTGGCACTGCTGCTGGTTGCGACCGGGCTCGACAAGCGCATCCCGCGCCCGGCGATCCTCACCCGCATCACTGCCCGTGCCCGCCTGAAGCTCCGTTCATTCTCCGCTCCGGCAGCCGCCGCAGCGATGGGCGGTCTCACGCCATTCCTGCCCTGCGGTCCGCTCTATGCGGTCTTCATCGCGCTGATGGCATCCGGTTCCGCGGTTCATGGTGCTGAAGCCGCGCTCGCTTTCGGCTTGGGAACCGTGCCTCTGCTGTGGCTTGCCCAGTCGCAATTCCATCGCCTTCGTGTACGACTCGGGCCGCTCGGAATCGCGCGCCTGCAACGCGGTCTCGCTCTGGTCGCGGCATTGATCCTGATCTGGCGGATGCACGACACGATTCCGGGAGCCGAACCTCTTCCTGCCGAGGAACTCCCCAGCT